One part of the Prunus persica cultivar Lovell chromosome G5, Prunus_persica_NCBIv2, whole genome shotgun sequence genome encodes these proteins:
- the LOC18775830 gene encoding probable copper-transporting ATPase HMA5, which produces MATKFLALCIRSESRGDLSPRPHYPSMPKYPKGVAVEETSLMAEVEAKAVFSVIGMTCSACAGSVEKAVKRLPGIREAVVDVLNNRAQVMFYPNYVNEETIREKIEDVGFQATLINDEGNERSTLVCRIRIKGMTCTSCSTTVESALQAVHGVQKAQVALATEEADVHYDPKIVSYDHLLTTIEDTGFEGILLTTGEDMSRIELKVDGVRTDHSMRILEQSLQALPGVQAIEFDSEIKKISLSYKSDMTGPRNFINVIETTGSRRFKANIFPGGGAGRDTHRKEEIKQYYRFFLWSLVFTIPVFLTSMVFMYIPGIKHGLETKIVNMLEIGALLRWILSTPVQFIIGRRFYTGAYKSLRHGSANMDVLIALGTNAAYFYSVYSVLRAATSPNFKGTDFFETSAMLISFILLGKYLEVLAKGKTSDAIAKLMDLAPETATLLTLDGEGNVINEEEIDSRLIQKNDVIKIIPGAKVASDGYVTWGQSHVNESMITGEARPVAKIKGDTVIGGTLNANGVLHIRATRVGSESSLSQIVRLVESAQMAKAPVQKFADRISKYFVPLVIMLSFLTWLSWFLAGKFHGYPESWIPSSMDSFQLALQFGISVMVIACPCALGLATPTAVMVGTGVGASQGVLIKGGQALESAHKVNCIVFDKTGTLTIGKPVVVNTRLLKNMVLREFYELVAAAEVNSEHPLAKAIVEYAKKFREEEENPSWPEARDFVSITGRGVKAIVQNKEIIVGNKSLMVDHNIAIPVDAEEILAEAEGLAQTGILISIDGEVTGVLAISDPLKPGAQEVISILKAMKVRSIMVTGDNWGTANSIAKEVGIETVIAEAKPEQKAEKVKELQASGDTVAMVGDGINDSPALVAADVGMAIGAGTDIAIEAADIVLMKSNLEDVITAIDLSRKTFSRIRLNYIWALGYNVLGIPIAAGALFPSTGYRLPPWIAGAAMAASSVSVVCCSLLLKNYKRPKELESLEVRGIRIE; this is translated from the exons ATGGCTACCAAGTTCTTGGCTCTATGCATACGCAGTGAGAGCCGGGGCGATCTGTCGCCCCGGCCTCACTATCCGTCCATGCCCAAGTATCCGAAGGGCGTGGCGGTAGAGGAGACCAGCTTGATGGCGGAGGTTGAGGCCAAGGCCGTGTTCTCCGTCATCGGCATGACGTGCTCAGCCTGTGCGGGATCGGTCGAGAAGGCCGTCAAGAGGCTCCCAGGGATTCGGGAGGCCGTCGTCGACGTCTTGAACAACCGGGCGCAAGTCATGTTCTATCCCAATTACGTTAAC GAGGAGACGATTCGCGAGAAGATTGAAGATGTTGGGTTTCAAGCCACACTGATTAATGACGAGGGAAATGAGAGGTCCACTTTGGTATGCAGAATTCGGATAAAGGGAATGACTTGCACTTCTTGCTCCACCACTGTTGAATCAGCTTTGCAGGCAGTTCATGGTGTACAAAAAGCTCAAGTTGCACTAGCAACTGAAGAAGCAGATGTTCACTATGATCCTAAGATTGTGAGCTACGATCATTTGCTAACAACCATTGAAGACACCGGATTTGAAGGCATACTTCTCACTACAGGGGAAGACATGAGCAGGATAGAGCTTAAGGTTGATGGCGTACGGACTGATCATTCAATGAGAATACTTGAACAGTCTCTTCAAGCACTCCCTGGTGTGCAAGCTATAGAATTTGATTCTGAAATCAAGAAAATCTCTCTTTCTTACAAATCAGATATGACAGGGCCAAGAAATTTCATCAATGTGATTGAAACAACTGGTTCCAGGCGTTTCAAGGCAAATATTTTCCCTGGAGGTGGAGCAGGAAGAGATACTCATAGAAAGGAGGAAATTAAGCAGTATTATAGATTCTTCCTGTGGAGTTTGGTTTTTACTATTCCAGTGTTTTTAACCTCCATGGTCTTCATGTACATTCCTGGAATTAAGCATGGCCTAGAAACCAAAATCGTGAATATGCTCGAAATTGGGGCACTTTTGAGGTGGATCCTGTCCACTCCAGTGCAATTCATCATAGGCCGGAGGTTCTATACTGGGGCATACAAATCATTGCGCCATGGTTCGGCTAATATGGACGTGTTAATCGCCTTGGGAACAAATGCAGCCTATTTTTATTCAGTCTACTCTGTGCTGAGAGCTGCTacctctccaaattttaaggGTACTGATTTCTTTGAGACTAGTGCCATGCTTATTTCATTCATTCTCTTAGGGAAGTACCTAGAGGTGTTAGCTAAGGGGAAGACATCTGACGCCATTGCCAAACTGATGGACTTGGCACCAGAAACAGCAACTTTGTTAACACTAGATGGAGAAGGAAATGTCataaatgaagaagaaattgatagtAGGTTGATACAAAAGAACGATGTCATTAAAATTATTCCTGGGGCAAAAGTAGCTTCGGATGGTTATGTGACTTGGGGGCAAAGCCATGTGAATGAGAGTATGATAACGGGAGAAGCAAGGCCGGTGGCAAAAATAAAGGGTGATACAGTCATTGGAGGTACTTTGAATGCGAATGGTGTGTTGCATATCAGGGCAACAAGGGTTGGATCAGAAAGTTCTCTTTCCCAAATTGTGCGGCTTGTTGAGTCAGCTCAGATGGCCAAAGCTCCTGTGCAGAAGTTTGCCGACCGCATTTCCAAATACTTTGTGCCACTG GTGATCATGCTTTCATTCTTGACCTGGCTTTCGTGGTTTTTGGCTGGAAAATTCCATGGCTACCCAGAATCTTGGATACCGTCTTCCATGGATAGCTTCCAGCTTGCTCTCCAGTTTGGAATCTCTGTCATGGTTATAGCATGCCCTTGTGCTTTAGGCCTAGCTACTCCGACTGCAGTCATGGTTGGAACTGGAGTAGGTGCATCCCAAGGTGTATTGATCAAAGGAGGACAAGCATTAGAAAGTGCACATAAG GTGAACTGCATTGTGTTCGACAAGACAGGGACTCTCACAATTGGGAAGCCAGTGGTTGTTAACACAAGACTCCTGAAAAATATGGTGCTTAGGGAATTCTATGAACTTGTTGCTGCGGCTGAG GTGAACAGTGAGCACCCTTTGGCCAAGGCCATCGTTGAGTATGCCAAAAAGTtcagagaagaggaagagaatcCTTCGTGGCCAGAAGCGCGCGACTTTGTCTCCATTACTGGCCGTGGGGTGAAGGCCATTGTTCAAAACAAGGAAATAATTGTTGGGAACAAAAGCTTGATGGTGGATCACAACATTGCAATTCCGGTTGATGCAGAAGAGATACTTGCAGAAGCTGAAGGACTAGCTCAAACTGGGATTTTAATATCCATAGATGGAGAAGTGACTGGAGTTCTGGCCATATCTGATCCACTGAAACCCGGTGCTCAAGAAGTTATTTCCATACTCAAGGCTATGAAAGTGAGAAGCATAATGGTGACAGGTGACAATTGGGGAACTGCAAATTCTATTGCCAAGGAAGTTGGAATTGAAACCGTTATAGCAGAAGCCAAACCCGAACAGAAAGCAGAGAAAGTGAAGGAATTGCAG GCTTCAGGCGACACCGTGGCGATGGTGGGAGATGGGATCAATGACTCACCAGCACTTGTGGCAGCAGATGTAGGAATGGCAATTGGGGCAGGAACAGACATTGCAATTGAGGCAGCTGACATTGTTCTCATGAAGAGCAATTTGGAGGATGTGATAACCGCCATTGACCTTTCCAGGAAAACCTTCTCTCGTATTCGCTTGAACTACATCTGGGCTTTGGGTTATAATGTTCTTGGCATTCCAATAGCTGCAGGGGCCCTTTTTCCATCTACGGGATATCGTTTACCACCATGGATAGCTGGAGCTGCAATGGCAGCTTCTTCTGTCAGTGTTGTTTGCTGCTCTCTGCTACTGAAGAACTACAAGAGGCCCAAGGAGCTGGAAAGCCTGGAGGTTCGGGGAATAAGGATCGAATGA